One region of Flavobacterium sp. KACC 22763 genomic DNA includes:
- a CDS encoding helix-turn-helix domain-containing protein — MRKVTHYYSLTPEWQYDVVKQLNTELIDDKLIVVPDDIGKGFFYFSPVMDGISVVYAELTTNTPFKLVRQKSENELYIFHFDLSEHINLIKINDINYQIGAFNQLDLAIFDNQFESTFKPSVNEKTIALRILLDKKLLHDFIQKFKEKENALNLNENNKKVFYHYGNIDSNSILLIKSLQNKSINDLSFDSFLKGISLKVLGNFFNKFYDSNESGTELTEVENEFIEKTKDYLTNNLYGPFPSLTFLASMAGMSASKYKTLFKKRFNNTPKNLFIEEKIKLAQKLLKSGQYTTLSEVMYELNYTKLNYFTSKYYELLNRKPSDDFIKRFR, encoded by the coding sequence ATGAGAAAAGTTACGCATTATTACAGTTTAACGCCAGAATGGCAATATGATGTAGTGAAACAATTAAATACAGAGCTAATAGACGATAAACTTATCGTTGTACCCGATGATATAGGAAAAGGCTTTTTTTATTTTTCTCCGGTAATGGACGGTATTTCTGTTGTTTATGCTGAATTAACAACAAATACACCTTTCAAATTAGTAAGACAAAAATCTGAAAACGAATTGTATATTTTTCATTTTGATTTAAGTGAACATATCAATCTCATCAAAATTAATGATATTAATTACCAAATTGGAGCTTTTAATCAATTGGATTTAGCAATTTTCGATAACCAATTTGAGAGCACATTTAAGCCTTCAGTTAATGAAAAAACGATTGCTTTAAGAATACTTCTTGACAAAAAATTACTTCACGATTTTATTCAAAAATTTAAAGAAAAAGAGAACGCTTTAAACTTAAATGAAAACAATAAAAAAGTATTTTATCACTACGGAAATATTGATAGCAATAGTATACTTCTAATCAAATCTTTGCAAAACAAATCTATTAACGACCTTTCTTTTGATTCGTTTCTAAAAGGGATTTCATTAAAAGTACTTGGCAATTTTTTTAATAAATTTTATGATTCGAACGAATCGGGCACAGAACTTACCGAAGTTGAAAATGAATTTATAGAGAAAACCAAAGATTATCTGACGAATAATTTGTACGGCCCTTTTCCTTCTTTAACCTTTCTTGCAAGTATGGCAGGAATGTCAGCGTCGAAATATAAAACTTTGTTTAAAAAACGCTTTAACAACACGCCAAAAAATTTGTTCATAGAAGAAAAAATTAAACTTGCACAAAAGCTTTTAAAAAGTGGCCAATATACAACCTTGTCTGAAGTTATGTATGAATTGAATTATACTAAACTAAATTATTTTACTTCAAAATATTACGAACTGTTAAACAGAAAACCCTCAGATGATTTTATAAAACGGTTTCGCTAA
- a CDS encoding OmpA family protein, translating into MIFKKIKIALVLLCICLVQSGRVIAQDKRLEKANKAYDKFAFIEAAKLYEEQVNKGVNTREIYTKLGDCYYYNGNYPRAVKCYSKILETKVKLDSEYYFRYAQALNNTQNYNEAEKVMKTYYSNVGKNDLSANWGESKLIEAIKEQSGRYTFKPVEINTPFSDFGSAFYGTDKVIYASAKDTGIVIKRKHSWNEKAFLKLYSADVTVDGGLQNPVLLKGDVNTKYHQSTPAITKDGKTMFFTRNNYIDGKLGEDKKGTTYLKIYTAENVNGKWENVKELQYPINSDGFSSAHPALSPDETQLFFVSDRNNSFGNSDLYVVNLKNGKLVSNDVVKLGEEINTPGRETFPFMDSCGILYFASDGHPGLGGLDIFAAIKDNTGKYHVVNLGDGVNSASDDFAYTFNCENKKGYFSSDRSGNDDIYSFTESRPVTFDFDYRSTVFGTITENGQPVSDFNAELFNSKGESVATLKTDSKGFYEIVLDPYQDYKIVFTKQEYAEKTINTELLKPLEKKEISFEITREMEVVVEGEKVKIKEGDDLTDKLKLSPIYFDFNGFNIRQSSQKELDKVVALMKDRPNISIQVNSYTDSRGRDEFNMKLSKNRAKATVDYIIKAGISKDRINGEGFGETHLLNHCSNGVACSEKEHELNRRSEFIISFK; encoded by the coding sequence ATGATATTTAAAAAGATTAAAATAGCGTTGGTTTTACTTTGTATTTGTTTAGTACAGTCAGGAAGGGTTATTGCTCAAGATAAAAGATTAGAAAAAGCAAATAAAGCTTATGATAAATTCGCCTTTATAGAAGCAGCGAAATTATACGAAGAGCAAGTTAATAAAGGTGTTAATACACGTGAGATTTATACCAAACTTGGAGATTGTTACTATTATAACGGAAATTACCCTAGAGCAGTAAAATGCTATTCTAAAATTTTAGAAACTAAAGTAAAACTGGATTCTGAATATTATTTTAGATATGCTCAGGCATTAAACAATACGCAAAACTATAATGAAGCGGAAAAGGTTATGAAAACCTATTATTCTAATGTGGGAAAAAATGATCTTAGCGCAAACTGGGGCGAATCTAAACTAATAGAAGCAATTAAAGAGCAGTCAGGCCGTTACACTTTTAAGCCTGTAGAAATTAATACTCCGTTTTCAGATTTTGGAAGTGCTTTTTATGGTACAGACAAGGTAATATATGCATCTGCGAAAGATACGGGAATTGTTATCAAACGTAAACACAGTTGGAACGAAAAAGCATTTTTAAAATTGTATTCGGCTGATGTAACAGTTGATGGAGGACTCCAGAACCCAGTATTGTTAAAAGGTGATGTAAATACAAAGTACCATCAAAGTACGCCAGCAATTACCAAAGATGGTAAAACTATGTTTTTTACGAGAAATAATTACATTGATGGAAAGCTTGGAGAAGATAAAAAAGGGACAACTTATTTGAAAATTTATACAGCTGAAAATGTTAATGGCAAATGGGAAAATGTAAAAGAATTACAATATCCAATTAACAGTGATGGTTTTTCTTCTGCACATCCAGCCCTTAGTCCAGATGAAACACAACTATTTTTTGTCTCTGATCGTAATAATAGTTTTGGAAACTCTGATCTGTATGTGGTAAATTTAAAGAATGGTAAACTGGTTAGTAATGATGTAGTAAAATTAGGAGAAGAGATTAATACTCCTGGACGAGAAACATTCCCCTTTATGGACAGTTGCGGAATCTTATATTTTGCATCTGATGGACATCCTGGGCTAGGCGGATTAGACATATTTGCAGCAATTAAAGATAACACCGGAAAATACCATGTAGTAAACTTAGGGGATGGTGTAAATAGCGCATCAGATGATTTTGCCTATACTTTCAATTGTGAGAATAAAAAAGGTTATTTCTCATCAGACAGAAGTGGTAATGATGATATTTATAGTTTTACAGAAAGCAGACCTGTAACTTTTGATTTTGATTATAGATCAACTGTTTTTGGTACTATAACCGAAAATGGCCAGCCAGTTTCAGACTTTAATGCCGAGTTGTTTAATTCAAAAGGCGAAAGCGTTGCTACGCTTAAAACAGATAGTAAAGGATTTTATGAAATTGTGCTAGATCCATATCAGGATTATAAAATAGTGTTTACAAAACAGGAGTATGCTGAAAAAACGATCAACACAGAATTGCTTAAACCTCTTGAGAAAAAAGAAATAAGCTTTGAAATAACCCGTGAAATGGAGGTTGTTGTAGAAGGCGAAAAAGTAAAAATTAAAGAAGGAGATGATTTGACAGATAAGTTAAAGCTAAGCCCAATTTATTTTGATTTTAATGGTTTTAATATTAGACAATCCTCTCAAAAAGAATTAGATAAAGTTGTAGCCTTAATGAAAGATCGTCCAAATATTTCGATACAAGTAAATTCATATACAGACAGTAGAGGAAGAGACGAATTTAACATGAAGCTTTCTAAAAATAGAGCTAAAGCTACAGTAGATTATATCATAAAAGCTGGTATTTCAAAAGATAGAATTAATGGAGAAGGCTTTGGAGAAACACACCTATTAAACCATTGTTCAAATGGAGTTGCATGTTCTGAAAAAGAACACGAGCTTAATAGACGTTCAGAGTTTATAATAAGTTTTAAATAA
- a CDS encoding PorP/SprF family type IX secretion system membrane protein, with amino-acid sequence MKKILYLLIMLFIGFFEISAQQQSQYTQYMYNTLTINPAYTGTRGLPSVFGLYRTQWVGLEGAPQTANFSIEAPITESGQGFGLSVINDQIGFTKETTVSVSYAYPIQLSADLHLSLGISGSGNFSQVDYTKASIEDLYDPYLTGVISKTSPNFGAGIYFHSSKWYAGVSVPMILETKFFDDVKVSVADHKMHFYAMGGYVFDLNENLKFKPAAMVKMVNGAPLAVDLSANFLFNEKLTLGAAYRWDAAVSAMAGFQVSPGMNIGYAYDYDTQKIGNYNSGSHEIFLRFDLFSGTKYRLVTPRFF; translated from the coding sequence ATGAAAAAGATTTTATATTTATTAATCATGCTGTTTATCGGATTTTTTGAAATCTCCGCGCAGCAGCAGTCACAGTATACGCAGTATATGTATAATACTCTGACAATAAATCCAGCATATACCGGAACTCGTGGTTTGCCAAGTGTTTTCGGGCTATATAGAACCCAATGGGTCGGATTAGAAGGAGCTCCTCAAACGGCAAATTTTTCTATTGAGGCACCAATTACTGAAAGCGGACAAGGATTTGGATTGTCAGTTATAAACGATCAGATCGGATTTACTAAAGAAACTACAGTTAGTGTAAGTTATGCGTATCCAATTCAGCTTTCGGCAGATCTTCATCTCTCTTTAGGGATTAGCGGATCGGGAAATTTTTCACAGGTAGATTATACTAAAGCATCAATCGAAGATTTGTATGACCCTTACCTTACTGGTGTTATATCGAAAACTTCTCCAAATTTTGGTGCAGGGATTTATTTTCACTCATCAAAATGGTACGCTGGTGTTTCCGTACCAATGATTTTGGAAACTAAGTTTTTTGATGATGTTAAAGTATCGGTAGCCGATCATAAAATGCATTTTTATGCAATGGGAGGTTATGTATTTGATCTTAACGAAAACCTTAAATTTAAGCCTGCTGCCATGGTAAAAATGGTTAATGGAGCTCCATTGGCTGTTGATTTGTCTGCAAACTTTCTCTTTAATGAAAAATTGACTTTAGGAGCAGCTTATAGATGGGATGCTGCGGTTAGTGCAATGGCAGGATTTCAAGTTTCTCCAGGAATGAATATCGGCTATGCGTATGATTACGATACTCAAAAAATTGGAAATTATAATTCAGGATCTCATGAAATTTTTCTTCGTTTTGACCTGTTTTCTGGAACCAAATATAGACTTGTTACTCCAAGATTCTTTTAA
- a CDS encoding gliding motility-associated C-terminal domain-containing protein, with product MKNNTLCKVSRQNDVNQELKKRSFYGFLLLTGLLACQEGHAQFYNEGDVKVDSNTTLSVYEDYDNTALGSFINDGNVYIFKNWNNDGIVSFSGSTSKGTTFFNGLDGQFIEGTKQSDFQNIQFDNSFEAAPFYLGTKISVSDKAEFKQGIVDAVTLPGALVIFNENGRHEKAGDQSFVDGKVQKIGKKQFQFPVGAGKFFRPSEHEAAGDNIYTTQYFHKGANDDYQHSYDDRDESILKINPEEYWEVRQDKGADKIILSLTLDYDTTPADYYNLPPNTKLAIVRWDETKKLWVNENGKLSQPISGEAYSHLLTSQVSGYGLFTMAIVKDTGTIEDDGLIVYNAVSPNGDGLNDTFHIKGLDNFPDNTLEIYNRWGVKVYDAKGYNESDRMFAGYSDGRATINRGEKLPTGTYFYILKYNNGKQVREKAGYLYINNQ from the coding sequence ATGAAAAACAATACTTTATGTAAAGTGAGTAGGCAAAATGATGTAAATCAGGAGCTTAAAAAAAGATCATTTTATGGATTTTTACTTTTAACAGGTTTACTGGCTTGCCAAGAAGGACATGCGCAGTTTTATAATGAAGGTGATGTAAAAGTTGATAGCAATACAACATTATCAGTTTATGAAGATTATGATAATACTGCCTTGGGAAGTTTTATCAATGACGGGAATGTCTATATTTTTAAAAACTGGAATAATGACGGTATTGTTAGTTTTTCGGGTTCAACAAGTAAAGGAACAACATTTTTTAATGGTCTGGATGGCCAGTTTATTGAAGGAACGAAGCAGTCAGATTTTCAAAACATTCAGTTTGATAATTCATTTGAAGCAGCACCGTTCTATTTAGGAACAAAAATTTCAGTTAGTGATAAGGCCGAATTCAAGCAAGGAATTGTGGATGCTGTTACTTTACCTGGAGCTTTGGTAATATTTAATGAAAACGGACGACACGAAAAAGCAGGAGACCAGTCTTTTGTTGATGGTAAAGTTCAAAAAATAGGAAAAAAACAGTTTCAGTTTCCAGTAGGTGCAGGTAAATTCTTCAGACCTTCTGAGCATGAAGCCGCTGGGGATAATATATATACTACGCAATATTTCCACAAAGGAGCTAATGATGATTATCAGCACTCTTACGATGATAGAGACGAGTCGATTCTTAAAATCAATCCAGAAGAATACTGGGAAGTAAGACAAGATAAAGGAGCAGACAAAATCATTTTAAGCCTTACTCTTGATTATGATACAACTCCAGCTGATTATTACAATTTACCGCCTAATACAAAATTAGCAATCGTTCGTTGGGATGAAACTAAGAAGCTTTGGGTAAATGAAAATGGAAAACTTAGCCAACCTATTTCGGGAGAAGCATATTCACATCTGCTGACAAGTCAGGTAAGTGGTTACGGATTATTTACGATGGCTATTGTAAAAGATACGGGAACTATTGAAGACGACGGATTGATTGTGTACAATGCAGTTTCTCCTAATGGTGATGGTCTAAACGATACTTTCCATATTAAAGGTTTGGATAATTTTCCAGACAATACATTAGAGATTTATAACAGATGGGGTGTAAAAGTGTACGATGCAAAAGGATATAACGAATCAGATAGAATGTTTGCAGGTTACTCTGATGGACGCGCTACAATTAATAGAGGCGAAAAACTTCCTACTGGAACTTACTTCTACATATTGAAATATAATAATGGTAAACAAGTGAGGGAGAAAGCAGGATACCTGTATATCAATAATCAATAA
- a CDS encoding peroxiredoxin family protein, which translates to MSTKKIIMAGLAFFSLLVSAQAQTINVHFSHYGGKQYVYVLERGDKKDTIATGKLDSSGKVALVLPAAKKGYAGISHFVLTDGGGMDFIVNNENFSIACLEEQPNFENTKYTGSPENEFLNSRQKKQNQFFQKAGMVQYGLTIYTKEEALYNALVAEEQNLNQELGVLKSSTAQSKLYAARLAEIYDVLMGMGSRINQSEEERAKEINLFVKDKLDMAVLYNSGQWSNLIEGWMQLQQAVIKDDAVWLADTKQILSRIKNNEIYTAFTEKAVALFTKAGKDEMVAAISEYATKSGRLEKPGKKLASVINAPVIGGSAPALQTAAGKKMINKKTLLFFYESGCNNCENEIHQLLGNYEIVKSKGYEIISIAADMTKDAGDGHDHTFPWKEQLCDFKGFAGPNFQTYAIIGTPTFFTINEKGIITGKYARLIDTEILK; encoded by the coding sequence ATGAGTACAAAAAAAATAATCATGGCAGGGCTTGCTTTTTTTAGTTTGCTGGTATCTGCACAAGCACAAACCATAAACGTTCATTTTTCTCATTATGGAGGAAAACAATATGTTTATGTATTGGAAAGAGGCGATAAAAAAGATACTATTGCCACAGGAAAACTCGATTCGTCAGGAAAAGTGGCATTGGTGCTTCCTGCTGCAAAAAAAGGATATGCCGGCATTTCGCATTTTGTGCTTACAGACGGCGGCGGTATGGATTTTATTGTAAACAATGAAAATTTTTCTATTGCCTGTCTTGAAGAACAGCCCAATTTTGAGAATACCAAATATACAGGCTCACCAGAGAATGAATTTTTAAACAGCAGGCAGAAAAAGCAAAATCAGTTTTTCCAGAAAGCAGGTATGGTACAGTACGGCCTTACCATTTATACTAAGGAGGAAGCTTTATACAATGCTCTTGTAGCTGAAGAGCAGAACCTTAATCAGGAATTGGGTGTTTTGAAAAGCAGTACGGCTCAAAGCAAACTATATGCGGCAAGACTGGCAGAAATCTATGATGTTTTAATGGGAATGGGAAGCCGCATTAATCAGTCAGAAGAAGAAAGGGCAAAAGAAATTAACCTTTTTGTAAAAGATAAACTTGATATGGCTGTACTGTACAACAGCGGCCAGTGGAGCAACCTTATTGAAGGCTGGATGCAGCTGCAGCAAGCCGTTATTAAAGACGATGCTGTCTGGCTGGCCGATACAAAACAAATCTTATCCCGCATAAAAAATAATGAAATCTATACTGCTTTTACAGAAAAAGCAGTTGCATTATTCACCAAAGCCGGAAAAGATGAGATGGTAGCGGCGATAAGTGAATATGCCACAAAATCAGGGAGACTGGAAAAACCTGGCAAAAAATTGGCAAGTGTAATTAATGCCCCTGTAATTGGCGGTTCGGCTCCTGCTCTGCAAACTGCAGCAGGCAAAAAAATGATCAATAAAAAGACATTGCTGTTTTTTTACGAATCGGGCTGTAACAACTGCGAGAATGAGATTCATCAGCTGTTGGGCAATTACGAAATCGTAAAAAGCAAAGGCTACGAAATTATAAGCATTGCCGCAGATATGACCAAAGATGCCGGAGATGGCCACGATCACACATTCCCATGGAAGGAACAGTTATGCGATTTCAAAGGTTTTGCAGGGCCTAACTTCCAAACCTATGCCATAATAGGAACCCCAACTTTTTTCACCATAAACGAAAAAGGAATAATAACAGGCAAATACGCAAGACTTATCGATACCGAAATCCTTAAATAA
- a CDS encoding rhamnogalacturonan acetylesterase produces the protein MKKYIILTLLITTFSFAQKTTLYCIGDSTMANKKDPEKNPEHGWAQVLQPFFNENITVINKAVNGRSTKSFIAEKRWDSIYQKLKKGDYVFIEFGHNDEKIEDSTRYTNPHTAYRYNLIRFVKESRDRGAIPVLLTSISRRNFNEKGVLVPTHGDYPLETRLVAQEYNVPFIDLEYYTELLEQSYGPEKSKQLHLHFKAGENAYYDKDKADDTHLSLLGAQTIAQIVINQIKVLEDKSLGNLKKAIK, from the coding sequence ATGAAAAAATATATCATTCTAACACTTCTAATTACGACATTTAGTTTCGCACAAAAGACTACCTTATATTGTATAGGCGACTCTACAATGGCCAATAAAAAAGATCCTGAAAAAAATCCAGAACATGGTTGGGCGCAAGTATTGCAGCCATTTTTCAACGAAAACATTACAGTAATCAACAAAGCCGTAAACGGAAGAAGTACTAAAAGCTTCATCGCAGAAAAACGCTGGGATTCAATATATCAAAAACTGAAAAAAGGAGACTATGTATTTATTGAATTCGGTCACAATGACGAAAAAATAGAAGACTCAACACGTTACACCAATCCACATACAGCTTATAGATATAATTTGATTCGTTTTGTAAAAGAAAGCAGAGATAGAGGCGCAATTCCTGTATTGTTGACCTCTATTAGCAGACGCAACTTTAACGAGAAAGGAGTTTTAGTGCCAACACATGGCGATTATCCTTTAGAAACCCGTTTGGTGGCACAGGAATATAATGTTCCTTTTATAGATTTGGAGTATTATACAGAATTACTAGAACAGTCTTATGGTCCTGAAAAGTCAAAACAGCTGCACTTGCATTTTAAAGCTGGTGAAAATGCTTATTATGATAAAGATAAAGCTGATGACACACACCTTTCTTTATTAGGTGCCCAGACAATTGCACAAATAGTAATAAACCAAATTAAGGTTTTAGAGGATAAATCTTTAGGAAACTTAAAAAAAGCAATAAAGTAA
- a CDS encoding glycoside hydrolase family 28 protein, whose translation MNLKYLFLVLVCSTCFAQNGDFPLAKVDSIVKRIQLPEIPSFQINVQKLGAKGDSITDNKKAFDKAMALCKKNNGGTIIVPKGIYKVNGPIHFVSNVNLKIEKGAKIKFSDNPKDYLPMVLTSWEGTMLYNYSPLIYANNCTNIAISGDGTIDGEGGKTWKTFKAKENEGKNRSRDMNHNNTPLNERKFGEGFFLRPQMIQFLNCKNILVENIRIENSPFWCLHLLKSESITVRGISYKSLNHNNDGIDPEYAKDVLIENVTFDNGDDNVAIKAGRDHEGRANTATPSQNIIIRNCNFKGLHGVVIGSEMSAGVQNVFVENCKTVGYLKRGIYLKTNADRGGYIKNIFVRDIELDQVEDCLYITANYHGEGKGYQSDISNVYFSNITCNKASESGIVIQGFADKKIKNISFKNIEIKEAKNALSNENAENVLMTDVFIGQRATVPTAVSKH comes from the coding sequence ATGAATCTAAAATATCTGTTCTTAGTACTTGTTTGCAGCACTTGTTTTGCACAAAACGGAGATTTTCCTTTAGCAAAAGTCGATTCTATTGTAAAAAGAATTCAGCTTCCAGAAATTCCTTCTTTTCAAATCAATGTACAGAAATTAGGAGCAAAAGGAGATTCGATTACAGATAACAAAAAAGCTTTTGATAAAGCAATGGCTTTGTGTAAAAAAAATAACGGCGGAACTATTATTGTACCCAAAGGGATTTACAAAGTTAATGGGCCAATTCATTTTGTTAGCAATGTCAATCTCAAGATAGAGAAAGGCGCAAAAATCAAATTCAGTGATAATCCAAAAGATTATTTGCCAATGGTTTTAACGAGCTGGGAGGGCACAATGCTGTACAATTATAGTCCGCTTATTTATGCTAACAATTGCACCAATATTGCCATTTCTGGCGATGGTACTATTGACGGAGAAGGAGGAAAGACATGGAAAACCTTTAAAGCAAAAGAGAATGAAGGTAAAAACCGAAGCCGTGACATGAATCACAACAATACGCCATTAAACGAAAGAAAATTTGGAGAAGGCTTTTTTTTAAGACCACAAATGATTCAGTTTTTAAATTGTAAAAATATTTTGGTCGAGAATATTCGAATCGAAAATTCGCCATTCTGGTGTCTGCATCTTTTAAAATCAGAAAGTATAACCGTTCGCGGCATAAGTTATAAATCGCTAAATCATAACAACGACGGAATAGATCCAGAATATGCAAAGGACGTTTTAATTGAGAATGTCACTTTTGACAACGGTGATGATAATGTTGCCATAAAAGCAGGAAGAGATCATGAAGGAAGAGCCAATACAGCAACACCAAGCCAAAATATTATTATCAGAAATTGTAATTTTAAAGGACTTCACGGAGTAGTAATCGGCAGTGAAATGTCAGCTGGAGTCCAGAATGTTTTTGTAGAAAACTGCAAAACGGTAGGATATTTAAAAAGAGGCATTTATTTAAAAACGAATGCTGATCGTGGAGGTTATATTAAAAATATATTTGTTAGAGATATTGAATTAGACCAAGTAGAAGACTGTTTATACATCACGGCAAATTATCACGGAGAAGGCAAAGGGTATCAGTCGGATATATCAAATGTATATTTCTCGAATATTACCTGCAATAAAGCATCAGAATCTGGAATTGTCATTCAGGGATTTGCGGATAAAAAAATTAAAAATATCTCTTTTAAAAACATAGAAATTAAAGAAGCGAAGAACGCGCTATCAAACGAAAACGCAGAAAACGTCTTGATGACAGATGTATTTATAGGGCAACGAGCAACAGTTCCAACGGCGGTTTCTAAACATTAA
- the pelA gene encoding pectate lyase → MMRLKKTALMLILFLSIGIHAQTAYKRWPDIIRKNDATWFATEDAKRIAENVLLYQRDIGGWPKNIQMQDELTEKQKKDLIALKKTAVETTTDNGATCQEMLFMSRMYAQVKDERYRESFLKGLNYLLEAQYANGGWPQFYPLKKGYYTHITYNDDSMVNIMNVIKAIADESDYYSIKPSKEVVEKCKKSFDKGINCILKTQYKQNGVLTAWCAQHDEVTLAPANARAFELASLSGYESAKIVLLLMSIDKPSREIVTAVKSAVAWFEKTKITNLEEKRVLNDAGKIVDKKMIPTANAKPIWARFMDLETNEPFFCDRDGIKKKSLDQIGSERRNGYSWYSDAPQEVLKKFPDWAVKNGTKVGASEKKNVNYITVAQDGSGDYTKIQDAVYATPAFPYEKVTIFVKNGTYNEKVRIPEWNTNVVLQGESKENTIITFDDNFSKIALGRNSTFYTYTLLVEGDDFSASNITIKNTSGENGQAIALSVTANRAKITNCNLLGNQDTLYLSGKEAKQYFKDCYIEGTTDFIFGGATALFENCTIHSIKSSYITAASTPEGTQFGFVFKNCKLTANPEAKDVYLGRPWRIYAKTVFINCEMGNQIKPEGWENWSKPEAEKNAFYAEYNCIGEGFQPSKRVKWSHQLSKKEAAQYSIENVLSDKVSNWYF, encoded by the coding sequence ATGATGCGATTAAAAAAAACAGCTCTAATGCTTATTCTATTTTTAAGCATTGGAATTCATGCTCAAACCGCTTACAAAAGATGGCCAGACATTATTCGTAAGAATGATGCCACTTGGTTTGCAACAGAAGATGCAAAGAGAATAGCCGAAAATGTATTGCTCTATCAAAGAGATATTGGAGGTTGGCCAAAGAATATTCAAATGCAGGATGAGCTGACCGAAAAGCAGAAGAAAGATTTAATTGCACTCAAAAAAACAGCGGTAGAAACTACTACAGATAATGGAGCAACCTGTCAGGAAATGCTTTTTATGTCTAGAATGTATGCACAGGTTAAAGACGAGCGTTACCGAGAATCTTTCTTAAAAGGATTGAATTATCTGCTAGAAGCACAATATGCAAATGGCGGTTGGCCACAGTTTTATCCGTTAAAAAAAGGATATTATACGCATATTACTTACAATGACGATTCTATGGTGAATATTATGAATGTAATAAAAGCAATAGCAGACGAATCGGATTATTACAGCATTAAACCATCAAAAGAGGTTGTAGAAAAATGTAAAAAATCTTTTGATAAGGGAATCAACTGTATTTTAAAAACACAATATAAACAAAACGGAGTTTTGACCGCGTGGTGTGCACAGCATGACGAAGTTACGTTGGCTCCTGCAAATGCAAGGGCTTTTGAATTGGCTTCGCTAAGCGGTTACGAATCGGCAAAAATAGTATTGCTTTTAATGTCTATTGATAAGCCTTCAAGAGAAATTGTAACGGCTGTAAAAAGTGCTGTAGCTTGGTTTGAAAAAACAAAAATCACCAATTTAGAAGAAAAAAGAGTTTTAAACGACGCTGGGAAAATTGTAGATAAAAAAATGATTCCAACAGCAAATGCTAAACCAATTTGGGCGAGATTTATGGATTTAGAAACCAATGAGCCTTTCTTTTGCGATCGCGATGGAATCAAGAAAAAATCATTGGACCAAATAGGATCAGAAAGAAGAAACGGTTATTCTTGGTACTCAGATGCTCCACAAGAAGTTTTAAAAAAATTTCCAGATTGGGCAGTTAAAAATGGCACTAAAGTAGGTGCTTCAGAAAAGAAAAATGTAAACTATATTACAGTAGCACAAGACGGTTCTGGAGATTATACCAAAATTCAGGATGCTGTTTATGCAACTCCTGCTTTTCCTTATGAAAAAGTGACAATCTTTGTAAAAAACGGAACGTATAACGAAAAAGTGCGAATCCCAGAATGGAATACTAATGTTGTCTTACAAGGTGAAAGCAAAGAAAACACCATTATTACTTTTGATGATAATTTCTCGAAAATTGCTCTGGGAAGAAACAGCACCTTTTATACCTATACGCTTTTGGTTGAAGGAGATGATTTTTCGGCATCAAACATAACCATTAAAAATACTTCAGGAGAAAACGGACAGGCTATTGCATTGTCAGTTACAGCCAATCGAGCCAAAATAACAAACTGTAATCTTTTAGGAAATCAGGATACTTTGTACTTATCAGGAAAAGAGGCCAAACAGTATTTTAAAGACTGTTATATAGAAGGCACAACCGATTTTATCTTTGGAGGCGCAACAGCTTTGTTTGAGAACTGCACCATTCACAGCATCAAAAGTTCCTATATCACAGCAGCGTCAACGCCAGAAGGAACGCAGTTTGGATTCGTTTTTAAAAACTGTAAACTCACGGCAAATCCAGAGGCAAAAGATGTTTATTTAGGAAGACCATGGCGCATTTATGCCAAAACGGTTTTTATAAACTGCGAAATGGGCAATCAGATTAAACCCGAAGGCTGGGAAAACTGGTCAAAACCCGAAGCAGAAAAAAATGCCTTTTATGCCGAATACAATTGCATAGGAGAAGGCTTTCAGCCATCAAAAAGAGTAAAATGGTCGCATCAGCTTTCCAAGAAAGAGGCAGCGCAGTATTCGATAGAGAACGTTCTTAGTGATAAAGTGTCTAATTGGTATTTTTAG